The Festucalex cinctus isolate MCC-2025b chromosome 10, RoL_Fcin_1.0, whole genome shotgun sequence region GCTACAATAAACACCAAGTGCAATTACAAAACACATGCTGTGAAATTAATGTATTGGACAGAGGTCATTTATTGGCCAAATTGGGGGGTAACTTATGTACGCAGTAAACAAGTTTATCCTCACAAatggtaatttattttaaattttaaactgCATTTTTGTGATCCACTTTAATATGAAATGTATTTGGTAAATGgctcacaaaaacatttgatttcATGTCAATTATAGTAAAacaatgatttaaaataattggtttattgtgacttaatttaaaatatgattAACATTTAATTAGAATGAATTATTTTTGCTAAACGTATTGATTGCTCTAAATATATTGCAACAATATCAACAAATAATTGAACATAACATTTTTATGTGTgcaagtgctctataaatttaATTTACCGGTAGTGTATTTACCTTGAAATATTAGCAAAATACTAATTTATAtacttttaacatttaaaaaaacaaaaaaacaaaaacaaacaaaaaagtactaTAAACAATTTTACTTACACAACGATTTTAAAATCAACTTCTTGAAACGATTGGAGAATTACTTGGTTAACACCGTAAAAGCAGGGGCGTGCACACTTGGGGGTTTTGGTGGGCATTCACCAAATTCAAAAGTCCCCAACGTCATCCAAACAATCTCAGGGGTCAGCCAGCATAACGAGTATAACATTGACCCCACGTTATACTTACAATTTCATATTctgcacattatttttttgttctcagTTTTCCCCGTTTGTGTTACAAAAAGTACAATTATGGAATGTTTATTAGCCGTCTGATGCTAGCACAATAAAAGTGAAGCAAACTCACCCAGATCGAAGACATTTGACGACTTCTTGCTTGTTTGCGTCTGTGCAAACCATGGAGAGGCCCACGCTGATTGCTTagtgaaaatatatttattattttcagtaataaaataaaacaactaaCACAAACAAGCCTCTCCTCGTTTGAACGTATTCAAGGCGCAACATACAGATGAGGTAAACGACTTTATGGCCAACAAAGTGCGGTGCATGCGtgtcaaacaacaacaagagaACGAACGCAGTGAATGAGGAAAGGATGCTTGCAAAAATAGTCTTTGTAAACAAAATATCAAAAGGTAAGCTGTATATCTGTGCCATCTCAGTATGAATTGGAATTTATAATTTCACTTTTTCTACAATTAAAGTTTGAACActgtgggtttttgtttttaaccatcAGATcaataatttttaaataaagaaaacatttgcgtttcaaactcaaattcaaacaCAGATGGCACACATACTACATgcgttttaaatttttaataacACAAACATAGCAAACAAGTGCGATAAAGACAACAAACGGCGCACGTACTGAAACTTTCTCTCAGCCGTGAAAACGGAAGCAGAATTGCCAAAAGTGTAACAGTGCGGCGGACTTGCCCGCAAAGCTTGGGTGTGCgtggcttttttccccccaaaggcactttttttgttttccagacAGTCACTGCAGTGGTTTGGTTTTTAGTCCAGTGTGAGTTCAAAAGTGGTCATGATCTCCTGCTGCATGGTAATGTCAATGCATGACATCTAccaggaaaagacaaaaaatatatatattctttagtaaaaattgtttcttttctCCCCCGATTCAAACATTTTTCGGGTTTCGTGAGAAGCCCAAATCAAAGTTTCGAAAGATTGCCCATTCCTACTCACCGCCTCTCGCCTGCGACGCTCCTGTTCCTTCCTTCTGGCCAGCTCCCGCTCTCGACTCAAGGGGGACTGGACCCTCCCGAGCCAGATCTCCACGGGGGATGTCGGCTGCTCGCCGCTGCTAGGGAAGTGTGGCGTCGTCTCTGCCATAAGGACGCCGCTACCCGGAGATGAAAGGACAGCCTTGCGCGGTGGCAGATTCAGACTGGAGTTCAAATTAAACGCATAAAATTAACCGATAATATTAAAGTGGTACTTGGAGAAATAAATACACCTTTAAAGACATTTAAAGTGTAAGaacaaaattcaatttaatcaatACTGAGTTATAATAAGAAGATAAATTCACTGTTTTCAGCCATCTCTGGTGAATCCATTTTGACATTACAGGTATACTGCCATCTGCTGTCCACATTGCAAACGTCATGTGAGCAAATCCAGAAAACCGGTGTGCCGCGACATGTTGCAACGATGATTTTTGACTTGATATATTGtaagatgagtttgaaatgGTATTCAAGTGTTTTTGGAAtcctgtacagtacagtacctcTTTTCTGGAACCTCCAACTGCTTCTTCTTCAGCGCCTTCTCGCGCTCCTCCTTCTCCATGGCAGCCTTCCGGAATTGCTGGAAGCTCTCTTTGGACGACTTGATGGCGGTCGGGATGGCAACAGACTGCCTCACCAGTCGGGCCCATGACTCGGCATTTTTCAGAACTATGTCctaagattaaaaacaaaaacagtatttAACTCGAGTTCAACTACAATTACAATTCGAACGCAGGTCACGTCTGGGGCTTCGTGTTAcccatacatttttattaaatttttcctGAGGGACTGATTTGCAGGGAGAATTGGAGGACGATGACACATCTGCCACTTGACTGCCAGGAACATCTTCAGGGAGTATGGAATCTGAACAaaaagtttattatttttaatagtaATTTAGAGGTGTTCCGATCAGAGTTTCATGCTGCCGATTTTGATCATCCATGAGTGAGATCAGATTAGCTGCACATTATCAAATTACATAATGTTTTGAATCTTCTGCTTCTATTCAGTAGGCTATCGAAAATTGCCACAAAATTCTCGAATTCTCAAATCCTAAGTCAAGTGCAAGAAATTGTTCTGTAAGGTGAGACTTGCCAGATGTAATGTCTCTGGCAGGAAGGGGAGTCTTCGTCAGCGGTGACAGGATGGGGGCCTGAAAACACGTCAACATTAATAGTATGTACAATGATAAACTGCAATTGCCATTCCAATtgcaattgccaaaaaaaaataaaaaatcccccaCCAACTTTTAATGTACGTAACTCAAAGCGCTACCTCAGTGATATTCTGTAAATGACAGACCTATTTCTCTgaaatattattcaaaaatctgtCTAAATCTTCGTAATTGCCACTTTTATCGAGATGATCCAGCCACCTCCTGCATGAAAATTTCACAAGCGTATTAGCACCAAACTTTTGTTGTCAACCTATTTACCAGTTTTACCTTAAATCCAGATGTGGCCCAGACCAGTATAGCTTCAGGGGACGCCATGGGGGACAAGTCTGTGGAATACACACGaatattatcatttaaaacaaattttcacaagggcttaaaaacaaaacaaacagtcattAAAGATTAAATGCAATTTAATTGTTCTCAAGTGAAACACAACTGcgctgcacaaaaaaataaaataaaagttcaaGCCACTGTGTATATTATGcacagtttaaaaatgtcattgagTGATTCTTCGTGTACCAATGTAAAAATCACCTGGCAGGGGCAGCGTCATCCCGCCTTTCCACCCCCAATGGCGTTTGGTCTTTGTTAGCTTGGAAGCAGCTGGAGCAGAAGCGTGCGCGTTACCAGAGCGCACCCCGTGGGTCAGCTTGCCACTGGCAGCCTGCAGCGTGACAAGCAAGCCGGTTGGTTGGCACCCTCGCAGCTCAAAGCGTTCAACAGCCACAAGGGGACGTTTACCTTTATGCTGAGCTTTTTACATTGGCCTTTAGCGCTCTTTGGGAGTTTGGCTACTGGGAGACGAGCAAGATGGAGTTGACAATGAATGCAGAGAAAGAAGATATTTATTCTTAGAGTAAGAGTGGGCCAAGCATGGTATGAGGGTCTTTCAACATGTATGTGTATTAATGTCTAAAATATGATGTATACGCTTTTCGAACAATACATTCTCctcattgtttttaatgaccacAGGAAAATGACAAGAGCAGAGAAGCTCACCAGAAGACGAGTGACCGCTGTCAGAAGATGGCGAACTACTGTTGCTGCTACTGCGGCAGGAAGTGGGTGACGAGGTGCTGCTGAGTGCTGACTGGCAGATGTAGTCAGGAGATGCAACACGGGTGGCTGGAATGGGTGAGTTGTGAGCTTGCTCAGTCAACAAATAAAATTTGGAAGTCAAGGTATTACTGTATTGAGCAAAGGgtgaaaatgtttgaatatactatatgtaattttatttgtatttttaagatatttgcaaaaatttaaaaacttcTTTCATGTTATGTATAAAATTTTGGTGAGAAAAATTTATTTAGGGTTGCGGctacaattatttttatatcatttatttaattgaataatGGCATAAACATGTACtttgcatgttaaaaaaaaaaaaaaaaaaaaagttcccacaGTTACTTTCCAGTTTCCATTAACAAATTTTTGTGTATTTGTCTggcattaacattaacattcactcccagccattttcacagaagcaatccctttcgctcccggttgttttactggattttgactgattttgcaatgcccacgTGAAGGTGGACACCTCTCTCACCTGCTGCCTTCTTTTTCTTGACACCCGGCTGCTGTTTACCGAGCACCTCGCGTCTCCTGGCGCCCTTCAACTTGCCACAATGCGCCACTTCCGCACATTTCTCCATTTTCCCACTCGCAGAGCGCTCCTTCTTGCCACACTTCTTCCACCGGCAAGCCAGCACGAACCTCTGCAGACGCCTGTGCGTGGACGTCTTCATCTTCTCCAAGTCCAACAGCAGCTCCTCGGAGGACAACCATCGCGACGGCGCGTCGCAGGCCTTAATCACGCGCACCAACTTGTGTGCCGGCAAAGCAGTCAAGTCGAGCTTGAGCTGCTGCTTCTCCTGGTAAGTCAGCGGTGTCGGATCGTCCCGGAATGCCACGCTCCTGTTGCCGTGACTACACAAAATGCTCAAATTAGAACTAAAGCacacgccaaaaaaaaaaaaaaagtacatacaaAGCAGAACTCTTGATGTTCTTCTCCGCAGCACGTTTATATTTGGACGATTTGTGCTTGAGTCTCGCAATGTCCTTTTCTTTGGCTCTTTTCTCCTTCTTCAACTTGTCCTTTTTCTTGGGCTTCATCAGGGGGTCCTGAGTGAGTCTCCTCAGCTGGGCAGTCACCGCTTGCAGCTACACACGCAACAATGAAGAAGAAGCAATGAGCTTGTTTGCATTCTCAACCATTTATGTATTCCCTACTCCTTAATTACTCAACACTTTTgtatttgctcccattttttacgagtTGAACTcaaaagatctaaaacttcttccacatacataatatcaccatttctctcacgtatggttcacaaaccagtctaaatctgtgatagtgagcacttcttctttgccgagataatcccaCCTcaacaggtgtgccatatcaagatgctgattagaccccatgattagtgcacaggtatcccttagactgcccacaataaaaggccactgaGAAAAAGATACAAAGGGATATACATttgagaaagacaaaaaaaaaatctctctatACCtgcgctgtcaaagttaaagcgttaagtcATTAAGAACAAGAAATTATTGCACTACTCGTGTATTaattcagattaatcacactaattttgaccgcagatgataaTTTAGCTGACAGAAGATGGTTACTTTACAGGTAGcggcaggttgtgtttgagcaggaaacataactacatgcattaaagtgcagcatttaataaatgtttgcgtctgACGTTCAGTTCATGTCAAACCACTGGCGTCATATTTTGctcattttaaattgtgcagatAATTAATTGATAAGAAAAAGtggaggatgagagtgtgcaggggatcaaaaaatgttgaagccaTCCCCGTAAAGGCCAGGGAATATCCGACAGACCTTCTCCTGCAGGTTGGCCAGTTGCGTGGTGACCTCCTCTGACGAACTCTCCGCGCTGGAAGAACTCTTGCTcttggtggaggaggaggaagaggaagaggaactgGCCGAGATGGAGGTGCTTCCCGTGCGGTTGCGTTTGGATTTATGGAGCCGACGAGGCGCTGCCACGCACACACCCACTGGCTCTTGCGGAACCTTTGCGTAACGTGCCTCAAAAACCTCCTGGTTAATGGCATTTAACACATTTCAATTATGGGTGTCTACCAACTTTTTTCACATCTTCAAATAATATGTTACAAATGCAACTGATGATATATGTCCTGAATCGAATATTGCCAGATCAGTGGATTAACTCATGTTAAAAAGGATTCAGGCATTACATAAACACATTTCAAGGCATATTAGCaggcttttcctgacttttTGGAATCTATCAGAAGCTGGAAGGTTTTTGTGTAAGACTACAAACTGACGCCTACCTGCAGTTTCCGGGCCATGTTGACGACCTCGTGTGCAGGAGGGTTGTACTTGAAGCAGTTAGAGAACATCAGTCTGACGTCAGCGGCAAACTCCTTAGCTGATGTGTACTCTCGCTGTTCCATCTTTTTCtgtttattataaaataaaaagaagcttacactttttctttgcttttctcTTCTCCTCATtttttaaccttgctctcgcaagatgaattctcatggtatttgtgagttcacaaactccagagaatacatcttgtaccgctcccgctgatgTCCGCCGAtccgaccaatcacagagtggcattgtgtttgggggcgggatatgcaactgtgacgaaatcaGGAGGCCAGCGCAGACGCCGGGGCTAATAAACAAACTtaacatggacaaatggatGCTACAATTAATTGTGTTCTTACCGTTtccttgaatgttgaacagcgaggggcactttgtgcatttctagctggtaagatgttcgtccTTTTCCCCTCTTCGACATGAACGAAGaggaaattttcacccgtgtcCGTGATTGGttcaaacaaacgtgtagaatgccgTATTGTCCAATctgctcgaattattgtacagaatgtcctgccttttccgaccaaattactgtggacaGGTACCACACGGAGATTGtggagaactcacttgagtgaagcgcaatatcaatctggctattgccaggttatttTTAACCTTTGCTTGAAATCTAAATCTTGCATGAAAATGAAAGCTACCCTTATTTTGGAACCCTGAATTGCAACACCATCACTGTCTTGAAACCCCAGTCTTGCTTGAAACTGTAACCAAAGCTTGAAACCACAATTTGAAACCCCCAATGCCATATTAAAACATGGACCTCACCGTGAAATGCTAGCCCTTGTTTGTAAACAACTCAAGTATGAAACCCTAATTCGAAACCCTACACTGAAACCTTAACCCTTATTTGAAAACTAACATTGTTTGCAACCTTCAATTTTAGAACCCAAACCTAACTGGCTTGAAACATTTACACTAGTTTGAAacccaaatcttttttttttttttttttttaaagttaaactGTTTTGAAACCAATATATTGTCTCAGAAGCCCACTTTGAGACACCgaaccctgtcttgaaaccctgaCCTAAACCCCAACTTGCCTTGACGGTGCCCAGGTCCATGGGCTGCTTGATGATGTCATGGTAGTCGTGCAGCGCCAGGGCCACGGTGTCCACGGGCGTATAAAACGGCCACGCGTAGGCGTAGTGCCTCTTGGAGAACAGCTCCTTCAAGATGGCGTCGCAGTGCCGCAGCGGATCAGGCAGTTTGGCCCGCGTGTCCTCCAAGTGGATGAGGTCCTTCTTTGGCACCTTGATGGGCCGCCCACTGCCCGTCCTCATGGACAGCGTGCATGATGCCGGCGCCTCGCTGAGACTGATCGTTACAGGTGAAGGGACAGCCTCCAATTTTCTCTTTAGACCGTTTTTTATCTAAACATTTGAATGTCGGAAAACGTTATAATTACAATATGGTATATTAAGGAGATTGCAAATGGAGCAATTTGCCAGCATTGTGTATAACTTTAACATCACTGCTATGACTGGTGGAACTCAGAGAAAGCTCAGATGATTGGTCCGATTTCTATGAATCCAGAAACTGCCAATACATCTAAATGCACTGCTTCTCCACTTACATTTTCATCCACCTGAGCCGCAATTCTAGCAGGTAACCCTGAGCGAGGAGCATCTGGACAGACGACCGTCATCGTCTGCTGGAGGACCATTTGGGACACAACGGGCCTCGGACTCAAAGAACCTGCTGGACAACGAACGGCACAAATAAATTTGCATGATCACATCACGACATGTCAGACTTCTTGTTGATTCCATGATCTGTGTGTGAAAGAGTTGAGAAGAGAG contains the following coding sequences:
- the brdt gene encoding bromodomain testis-specific protein isoform X1 yields the protein MSSVQDRPNASGNPPPPEVANPKRPGRATNQLQYLENSVLKTLWLHQYSWPFQQPVDAVALHLPDYYTIIKNPMDMGTIKKRLQNKYYWKAMECVQDFNTMFTNCYAYNKPGDDIVYMAQTLEKLFLLEVSNMPKDECEVLQVVAKEAAKGKNNNDAGSLSPRPVVSQMVLQQTMTVVCPDAPRSGLPARIAAQVDENIKNGLKRKLEAVPSPVTISLSEAPASCTLSMRTGSGRPIKVPKKDLIHLEDTRAKLPDPLRHCDAILKELFSKRHYAYAWPFYTPVDTVALALHDYHDIIKQPMDLGTVKKKMEQREYTSAKEFAADVRLMFSNCFKYNPPAHEVVNMARKLQEVFEARYAKVPQEPVGVCVAAPRRLHKSKRNRTGSTSISASSSSSSSSSTKSKSSSSAESSSEEVTTQLANLQEKLQAVTAQLRRLTQDPLMKPKKKDKLKKEKRAKEKDIARLKHKSSKYKRAAEKNIKSSAFHGNRSVAFRDDPTPLTYQEKQQLKLDLTALPAHKLVRVIKACDAPSRWLSSEELLLDLEKMKTSTHRRLQRFVLACRWKKCGKKERSASGKMEKCAEVAHCGKLKGARRREVLGKQQPGVKKKKAAATRVASPDYICQSALSSTSSPTSCRSSSNSSSPSSDSGHSSSVAKLPKSAKGQCKKLSIKAASGKLTHGVRSGNAHASAPAASKLTKTKRHWGWKGGMTLPLPDLSPMASPEAILVWATSGFKAPILSPLTKTPLPARDITSDSILPEDVPGSQVADVSSSSNSPCKSVPQEKFNKNDIVLKNAESWARLVRQSVAIPTAIKSSKESFQQFRKAAMEKEEREKALKKKQLEVPEKSLNLPPRKAVLSSPGSGVLMAETTPHFPSSGEQPTSPVEIWLGRVQSPLSRERELARRKEQERRRREAMSCIDITMQQEIMTTFELTLD
- the brdt gene encoding bromodomain testis-specific protein isoform X3 translates to MSSVQDRPNASGNPPPPEVANPKRPGRATNQLQYLENSVLKTLWLHQYSWPFQQPVDAVALHLPDYYTIIKNPMDMGTIKKRLQNKYYWKAMECVQDFNTMFTNCYAYNKPGDDIVYMAQTLEKLFLLEVSNMPKDECEVLQVVAKEAAKGKNNNDAGSLSPRPVVSQMVLQQTMTVVCPDAPRSGLPARIAAQVDENIKNGLKRKLEAVPSPVTISLSEAPASCTLSMRTGSGRPIKVPKKDLIHLEDTRAKLPDPLRHCDAILKELFSKRHYAYAWPFYTPVDTVALALHDYHDIIKQPMDLGTVKKKMEQREYTSAKEFAADVRLMFSNCFKYNPPAHEVVNMARKLQEVFEARYAKVPQEPVGVCVAAPRRLHKSKRNRTGSTSISASSSSSSSSSTKSKSSSSAESSSEEVTTQLANLQEKLQAVTAQLRRLTQDPLMKPKKKDKLKKEKRAKEKDIARLKHKSSKYKRAAEKNIKSSAFHGNRSVAFRDDPTPLTYQEKQQLKLDLTALPAHKLVRVIKACDAPSRWLSSEELLLDLEKMKTSTHRRLQRFVLACRWKKCGKKERSASGKMEKCAEVAHCGKLKGARRREVLGKQQPGVKKKKAAATRVASPDYICQSALSSTSSPTSCRSSSNSSSPSSDSGHSSSAKLPKSAKGQCKKLSIKAASGKLTHGVRSGNAHASAPAASKLTKTKRHWGWKGGMTLPLPDLSPMASPEAILVWATSGFKAPILSPLTKTPLPARDITSDSILPEDVPGSQVADVSSSSNSPCKSVPQEKFNKNDIVLKNAESWARLVRQSVAIPTAIKSSKESFQQFRKAAMEKEEREKALKKKQLEVPEKSLNLPPRKAVLSSPGSGVLMAETTPHFPSSGEQPTSPVEIWLGRVQSPLSRERELARRKEQERRRREAMSCIDITMQQEIMTTFELTLD
- the brdt gene encoding bromodomain testis-specific protein isoform X2, which encodes MSSVQDRPNASGNPPPPEVANPKRPGRATNQLQYLENSVLKTLWLHQYSWPFQQPVDAVALHLPDYYTIIKNPMDMGTIKKRLQNKYYWKAMECVQDFNTMFTNCYAYNKPGDDIVYMAQTLEKLFLLEVSNMPKDECEVLQVVAKEAAKGKNNNDGSLSPRPVVSQMVLQQTMTVVCPDAPRSGLPARIAAQVDENIKNGLKRKLEAVPSPVTISLSEAPASCTLSMRTGSGRPIKVPKKDLIHLEDTRAKLPDPLRHCDAILKELFSKRHYAYAWPFYTPVDTVALALHDYHDIIKQPMDLGTVKKKMEQREYTSAKEFAADVRLMFSNCFKYNPPAHEVVNMARKLQEVFEARYAKVPQEPVGVCVAAPRRLHKSKRNRTGSTSISASSSSSSSSSTKSKSSSSAESSSEEVTTQLANLQEKLQAVTAQLRRLTQDPLMKPKKKDKLKKEKRAKEKDIARLKHKSSKYKRAAEKNIKSSAFHGNRSVAFRDDPTPLTYQEKQQLKLDLTALPAHKLVRVIKACDAPSRWLSSEELLLDLEKMKTSTHRRLQRFVLACRWKKCGKKERSASGKMEKCAEVAHCGKLKGARRREVLGKQQPGVKKKKAAATRVASPDYICQSALSSTSSPTSCRSSSNSSSPSSDSGHSSSVAKLPKSAKGQCKKLSIKAASGKLTHGVRSGNAHASAPAASKLTKTKRHWGWKGGMTLPLPDLSPMASPEAILVWATSGFKAPILSPLTKTPLPARDITSDSILPEDVPGSQVADVSSSSNSPCKSVPQEKFNKNDIVLKNAESWARLVRQSVAIPTAIKSSKESFQQFRKAAMEKEEREKALKKKQLEVPEKSLNLPPRKAVLSSPGSGVLMAETTPHFPSSGEQPTSPVEIWLGRVQSPLSRERELARRKEQERRRREAMSCIDITMQQEIMTTFELTLD